The following nucleotide sequence is from Deltaproteobacteria bacterium.
GCAGCGCACCGGCAAGTACGCCAAGCCGTAATTGAAAATCGCTAATGGAAAATTGAAAATGTTTCGGAGTCTTGGTTCCGATCTCGGCGGAGGTTGTCAGAATGGCCGATAGCAAAGCTGCAACCGGGAGTAGCACTCTCAGTTCCTACCAACAACTACTCGATGATTTGCCGCGCACCGGCCCGGGCACCAAGGGCGGCGAGATGCTGCGGCGCTACTGGCATCCGGTCTGTGTCGCGGAAGACCTCAAGGACATTCCCATCGCTGTGCGCATGCTGAGCGAAGACTTGGTGGTGTTTCGCGATGGTCAGGGGCGGCCCGGGCTGTTGGGGATTCGCTGCCCGCATCGTTTGGCGTCGTTGGAATATGGCCAGGTTCGTGAGGACGGTCTCATGTGTTCCTATCACGGCTGGCGGTTTGACGTGCGCGGTCACTGCATCGATACGCCGATTGAGCCGGCCGGTAGCGATCTCAAGACTCGCATCAGGCATCTCTGGTATCCCGCGCAGGAGTGGGGTGGGGTGATCTGGACTTATATGGGGCCGGAGAAAGAAAACCCGCCGCCGCTGCCGAAGATCGACGTGTTGGCCCGCACCGACGGCGAGCCGCGGGTGGTGGCGGGGGATTTCCGCAATTACAACTATCTCAACTGGATGGAAAACTTCGCCGACATGGGCCATGCGGTGATCTTGCATGGCTTGTTGGTCAGAGATTTGCCGGATGAGCTCAAACCTTACAGCGATCTCACGATCAAAAATTGGGCGCCGCTGCCGATGGAGTTTGTCGAAACCGACTACGGCATGAAGACCGTTTCGGTGCTCGATACCGGCGATCCGGCAATCAAGTTCGTCAACACCTGGGCTTTGGCCATGCCGATTCACTGGCGTTTTTCTGGTGTGCGCTCAGGGTTTCCGCCCGATTTCACCGACGAGCGACAGGAGGGCGGCGGCATGATCCGCATCATCGACGATACCCACTTCGAGTTGTTCCGCTATAATCTGTTTCGTAGGGGCAATTTCCCCGGTACGTTCTTGTTCGGCCTGCCGCCAGGACTGCGCGGCCCCGGTGAATGCAAACCCTACGACAATCGCAGGTATGCTGGTTGGGAGGGGATCCCGGCCCTGGAAGATCTCGTCATCCAAGAGTCCCAGGGAGAGATTCCCGAGCGCCGCTTGGAGCACTTGGGCACCTCCGATCGTGGCGTCATCATGATGCGCCGGCTCTGGCACAGGGCGATGGCGGATGTAGCTGAAGGGAAGGATCCCAGGGGGGTATGGCGAGAAAATAAAAAGATGCTTGAGGTTGATACATTTCACGGCCACGTCAAAGCCAGTGAGTTGAAGATCGCCCCTGAGAACATGCCATCGTCGTGCGACGGGCGGGGCCTTTTGCGCGATCAAAAGGGCAATCTGATCTTTCCATAGGCATGGCGTTTTAGCTCGTAAGCTGGTGGGAAGCTTGTTATAATAGTGAGCTTAAACAAGGAGAACGAACATGGAAGAGAGCGGCAACCGGCTCTTTGTCGGCATTAAGATCACCAAGGCGTTGCAAGAAGATATCGACAGCCCGGCGCCTGGGGTGAAGCATTATTTTGAAAGCAATAACAAAGAATATCTACAAATAGTTCAAATGCGGGATGAGAAATTTATCGGCCGCTACATCAACGACGGTTTTCCGGTTGCTAACCTTGCCGATGTCGGTCGCAACGTCTGCAGCATCGTAAAGTTGATCACCAAAGGAAAACGCATCGAAGAGAAAGAGGTGCAAATCTATTCCTGCTAAGGTTTGCTTCGACAGCGTAGCGGGCGGCGATCCGTAGCCTAAACTTCAAAGTTTAGCGATCCTGCAGTTTTCGTAAGTCCTCATCGATTTAAGCGGTTGTATGCAAATCCTCCAGATCACGCTCTGGCTCTACGGAACTGCGCTCAAGAAATCCCTGGAGTGCGTGCGTAAGAACTGGGTGGTGAGTTTCGCGCCGGTTGCCTACGGCATCGTGATGTCGGCGGTGGGCATGATCGCGTGGCGCCTCGGGTTTCTCGGTGGTTTTCTGATCGGCTTGGCAGCCCAGGCCTGTATCAGCTCCGGGCTCCACCTGATTGGCAACATGATTCAGCAGGGCAAGGCCGATTTCGATGACTTTATCAAAGGCTTCACTGTCTACCTATGGGAGTTGCTCGGCATCGCTTTCATTCTGTGGATTCCTATGCGGCTGGCGGCGATGGCGCTCGCCGGTGTGCCCAACGGCGGTTTGATTTATCTGATGCTGCAAATTGCCGTTTATGTTTTTCTTAACCCGGTGCCCGAGCTGGTTTATCAATCGCGCACCTCGGGGTTGGGGCTGCTCAGCGCCAGCTACAAGTTCATCGGGGAAAATTGGATCGAGTGGTTTATTCCCAATGTCATTCTTTTAATCGGCGGCTACTTCCTGTGGAACCTTGTCAGCGCGCTCCTCTTGGGCATGCCGGGAATCCTGGCGACCTTCATCGAGCTTTTCGTGCTCGGATTGGCATTGACCTACATCATGCTGTTTCGCGGTTTCCTCTTTGCCGAACTCTACGGTTCGACCCGCCGTAGCCGCGAATATCGCTTCCGCGCCCGCGGCTAACGCCTCGGCCGTTTGAACTTGCCGGGTTCTTATGGTGTCCTAGTTAAGTTCAATTCTAGTTATCCCATGAAAGTAACCAGTATCAGAGGCTTCGCCGATGTGTTCCCCGGCGAAGTGGAGACGTGGCAAGCCCTGGAGGCGGCGGCGCGGCGGGTTTTTGCGGCGTATAACTTTGGTGAAATTCGCATTCCGATTCTAGAAAAGACCGAGCTCTTCAGCCGCTCCATCGGCGAGACCACCGATATCGTCGAAAAGGAGATGTACACTTTCGAAATCCGCGACAGCCGCAACCCCGACGCCGTGCCCGCGGAGAGGGTCACCATGCGA
It contains:
- a CDS encoding Rieske 2Fe-2S domain-containing protein, translating into MADSKAATGSSTLSSYQQLLDDLPRTGPGTKGGEMLRRYWHPVCVAEDLKDIPIAVRMLSEDLVVFRDGQGRPGLLGIRCPHRLASLEYGQVREDGLMCSYHGWRFDVRGHCIDTPIEPAGSDLKTRIRHLWYPAQEWGGVIWTYMGPEKENPPPLPKIDVLARTDGEPRVVAGDFRNYNYLNWMENFADMGHAVILHGLLVRDLPDELKPYSDLTIKNWAPLPMEFVETDYGMKTVSVLDTGDPAIKFVNTWALAMPIHWRFSGVRSGFPPDFTDERQEGGGMIRIIDDTHFELFRYNLFRRGNFPGTFLFGLPPGLRGPGECKPYDNRRYAGWEGIPALEDLVIQESQGEIPERRLEHLGTSDRGVIMMRRLWHRAMADVAEGKDPRGVWRENKKMLEVDTFHGHVKASELKIAPENMPSSCDGRGLLRDQKGNLIFP